DNA from Strix aluco isolate bStrAlu1 chromosome 2, bStrAlu1.hap1, whole genome shotgun sequence:
TGCTCTAGTACTGAGGCTGTCTCTTACCCGTGCCGTAGAGCCAGTTTCACAAATCCTTTCCGGTGTCTCAGTGTCACAGAGTTCTTCCCTGGGGTGCAGTTCAGGGACTCCGCTGCCCCTCCGACCACGATGATGATGGCGTTGCCACTGCCGTTCTTGGACAAGATGTAGTCTATGCTGTCGCGGTTCACAGGACATATACCTGCATGTCCAGCAAACAGACACAAGGCTCAAGCTGCAAGATTAAGATCACCCTGAAAACACCACTTGCCATACTTGTACCAAAAACTCTGTGCCTTGATTGCAACTGGACTTGTCCAGCTTCCCTGTGGTCAGAGAGGCTTGGGCGTGgttttgggcaacctgttcctcaACTAAACAAGCAGTTAACAGACCTGGACAGCACTAGACTTGGTCACAGACAAgttccaccagcagcagctcaaaAAGCTGCCCTTAACACAAAAGACTTCAgcaagcattttcttctgtgcttaaaACATTTGCCTTTGGCATCACAAGACATCCTCCCTCCAAGTTCAGGTTGCAGCAGAAGCTGGTTTACCCTTATTGGGGCAGCAAAGCTCTTGTGTTAGTTTGATGGTTGGAGCGTTTGggcagaatgctgtgatctttgggcatccatttactcccCAGCGATTGTTAACACTGGTCACTGCATCACATAGCTGCTCAGCCCAACCTGATTTGTGTGGCTTAAGGAAGCACTTTAACAAGCCGTTTGTCCTTTGCCCTGACCATttctgcacaagttgttctaatttttgaGTCGGGAGTCCATCCACCAGGTCCCTGGGAATGCCTTCATGAAGCCCTGGCTGCCACAGTCCCTGTTGAGTTAGGGgcctctctctcccagaattctgACCTCGGGGTGACTCCAAGCCTTGGCGCTTCCTCATGGGTGGTTGTCGCCCACTAACTTGCTCTGTAGCCCGTATGACCCTGGTTTCAGTCCTTTGGGAAAATCCACCAAcggggccatattttctcccaaaatttaTCAATTCCTGGGCTAtctctccccatgtccatacttttcTCCCTCGCCGCCGATGGTCAGGAGTCACTATCCCCTCCAGAGCGGCCGTAATTCTTTCTCCGTTGGGGGTGTTTTGAATCAGGTAGCTGAACCTCAGTGGGTTTCAGGGAGTCGGGAAGTCCCCGTATCAGGGGAGCCATCCTTtctgggtccacaggcatcatcacTGGGGAGCCCTGCTTGGGTTTGCACTCCCAATAATACATCATCTGGAGACACACTGACTTCTGCACACTTTCTACTAACTGATCCACCATACCTGCTATGGCGaggggatcccccctctccaaggggttcagccctctgGCCCAATACGCAGCTCTCTGAATCCATGACCATGGGGCTCAGCAACCACCAGTAGTTAGAAACACACCCGGgccccaatatccttctgcttcttcttctgaCAACAagattccatcccctcctgacagagacactctccacacatactctgtctcaaatttctttgcagtccttgcaaaatcttttctcaactttgctaattcagttgctgtaaatgggacCTCTTTGGTGATAACCTGAGGACGGTTAGCGCTATTGTCCTCATACATGTACTCTGTTTTAACTGGTGGATACATATGGGGGAggttttctatgttttcttttgccttctgcaaatctcCTTGGGGGTAAATTTGCTGCATCCCCTTCTCTGAAAGCTTTACTTCTACCTCCACCAGTCTATCCGCCTCCCTCAAAAGTTGATTCCTCAATTCCTCCTTTAAGATTatattttggttcctttcctcctctagcAATTGTTTACGTTCTTTTAATTGTTCTTGCAGAGTCTGTATGACCATCTGCAGGGAGTCTGTTACAGTATCAGCTTGACAagacttctgctttctctcttccacCGCAGCTGCCAGACTCACTCctaacactgcacaaattatagatttcctttccctctcctaaCCTTAAATTCCTTCTGCAATACTCTTATCCTATCCACCACACTCTATGGTTGAAACCAGTGGTTTCTCACCCAATCTTGTCCCTGGAGTGAGGGGCGAGATCGGTGCGCCTTCAAAAGATCATGTAATTTATCTATCCCTTCAACCCGTGAGGGCACAGAGTCACAAGCCTCGGCTGCCTTCTGGGCGgccattcttttccttttccctaacACAAAAGGGGTTATCGTCCTGAGAGTGTCACACCTTAGTATCCAAgttcccccttttctctctcagcaggTCTCTTCCTCTTTCGGGGATTTTTCTAAAGCaatactcatttttcttccaagcagaaCAACAGCCCCTCAGTTACACAGTATTCTACTCCTTACGTCCCTAAGAGGTAAACGCCTAACGTTATTCAATCGAAAAATTGGAGTGGTCGTCTCGGAGAGGCAGCACGTAAAGTTACAAAGCACAGGGTTCGACTCCTTACATCTCCGAGAAGTAAACACTTTTACAATCACTAACAGGCGGAGTAGTCGTCTTACGGATACAACACTTCAAGGGCTCATCTGATTGCAATACTCAGAGGTTCCCACTTAATTTCAGCAAGGCTGTGGGGCACTCTCACTTTGGgggatcctgtccgtgatgccaatttaaaatgtccccATCCAATATTGGGGacggttcttaaatgatcccaagagcgagatgaAGATgcaaacaaggtcagatgccacacaaaccttgtaagctttatttcacGAAATAACAGATAAGAGTgacaggacagaaggaagaagaaaggaaaagtctgaatacctaagcaagcaacaaaagagatgcagcaagagcagttaccaccaccacgagtCTAGCGGCATCTGGCTAGGTTCCGGTGCAGGAGATGGGGAAAAAGCTCGGCAGGTGAAAGTGAGAAAGCTCGGCCAGCgagggagagaaagcaagagaaaaacttCAGCAGGCGAGAGCTTGGGAAGGCGATAAAGTGAAGTGAAAAATTACAGCAGAAAGCAGCACGCAGCCCCCTCTATCCAGTCCCCACCAGCAGTTCGCACGTTACCACAGAGCTCATTTCATATCCCGCCCCGTGTTCCCCCACGTGCCCATGCCCAGATGCCCACAGTGCTTGTACCGAAGGGGGGGTCGGCCATGGACGCCTTCAGCCTCCGCACGTCCCCCTCGTCCCCCGGCCCTGCGCGCACCCGCAGCCTTTCTAGCTCCGGGCTGATTTCATCCTCCCAGCAATGAGATGTCAAGGCCCGGCCTAGGAAATGGCATGTGGTGCTGAACCAGACAGCTGCCATCTTACACCGCCCTGCGGCTCGGGGGGGTAATGGCATAACAGCAATGCcgagacaaaatggctgacacagCCCCTCACACCACCCCATGGCTCAATATTGCTGTCTTCTGGGGgcacaaaagacagaaaaagagagagagaaagggtgGAAACAGCATGCAACACAGTAACAAACAATTTCTCCGGCAAATTTTCAGTCAATAAAGATACTGTTAACagtatctttaacaaatacgaatatttTCAGACCCGGGCTCTTACCTTGGGCACAAGATGAGATCAAAGGAAAATTTCTCTTTTATAGAGTGGTGATAAATAAGTAGAAAAGAACAATATTCCGTGTCAATCTCCTGTTAGATCTTGATTAATAGGACTTCAGCACAGGCAAGAGATTTGGGCAGAGCTGATCTGACCTTGCAATATGGACAATTAGAGGACATGCATTAGTGCAGGTCTTTGCAGGAGTAGATCTTTATTTGAAGTaactccctccctcctctgctttaGGGGCATTTGCAAGCAGCAGCTGTGCTTTGATATAAGACTTGATAATTGAAAACATTGCTTGGAAAAAGCTCCGCAAGAACTGACCTCCACCAGTTTGTGCTAAGGGTGGTTTCTAGGGTCTTGTCTGGTCACAAACTGTCAAAAATGGTTTGGGCAGAGTATTCATGGCTTTTCTTGCCACGCATTTCCAGACTGGAAACCCAGCCTTAACTTTTGCTAGCAGAAAACAGAGAACCAAACCAGTTCTATCAGGGGTGAGGAAAAGGGGAAGTGAACAACACAGCAGGTTTATCTTCTGGAACAGGACTTTCAAACTCCCCTGGTCAAGCCTGAAAAGGGCAAAGAGTACATTTGGCTTTCACCTTGAAGGGCAGCAGTGCCAGCCTGTGAAAGTCAGCCAGCACTGACAGACCACTTCCATAGCTCATAGGCCAGCCCCAGTCCCACAGGCAAGAGGTTAAACCCTCACTTGTTGCTAAAAGAACCCACAGGAACTTTACAGCAACCTGTGCTATTGCTGGAGCATGTTGCACCGCCAGTGGTAGAAGGCCGAGGGCTCTGAGAGGAGCTGGAAGGGCTTCCTCAGCTGAGGACCAGAGATGCAGTCCAGCTCTTTGCGTGCTAGGCAGCAACAAAATCCAAAGTAGTTTGCTGAAAGGAGCACCAGGGCATGAACTTTATCTGCTCAGTAAAGGAGGTCCATAGATGGAGGCTGCCTTAGTTCCTTATACACCAACAGGCAAAAACCCACCCTAAGCCCACAGAGATTTGCTCAGCCTGTCCTGGGTGTCCCATGCAGGGACAATGCAGAGCAGTGTGGGTCTGCTTTTGTACCGACAGACCAGTTCTCTCCCCAGcaaagccaaggcacagctgcaGCCACACAAACAATTGCTGGAACATGAACCCAGCCACATACCACTGCAACACCAACGAGACCAAAGCAGCCCACTATTTTTGCCCAAGTTTATTTCTAGAAATTTGTACAAAAATTGATACTCCATAATACAATAGTCTATCAAATATGACAGATGAACATTTGTCTGTAGAGGCAAGATTCCAGGGATGTGAAGTACCATCATCTTGCGTGGAAGAAAGGCACGTTTTGGAGCTCAAAATACACTCAACTGAACCATGAAAAGGCAGGTCAGACATGCAAGTAGTGCAATGTTTCAGGTTTACACATAAAACACATTGTACTCTGAAGAAATCTCACTACAAGCAGCCTTAACATCCACGTAAACATTTTAGAAACACCTAAAAAGCCACTCACTTATCCTATGGGTGAAAAGGCTACTCCTTTACATTCCCTGGACGGAATATTTAAAAGCCATCTTTGGGCAGAAGTTAGTCCTAGCTTTCCCCAAATGCCTTTGTGATTCAAAACACTTCCATGAATAGTCCCACTGCATTTACCCCTACAGGCTACCCTACGGGTCTGCAACACCGGGGCCACGTGATTGCACCATCCCACCGCTCCTACAACTTGTCCTTGGAGTTTTGTGGCGATGGAGTCCCATATTTCCAGCTCCATTCCTCTGTGCAAGCAGCACCTGGGACAGCCCTGCTTCTAAACTGACATTCAAAATACAAGTGGTGAAGTTACAACCACCAGAGTATCCACCACACTACGGCTCGAGGTCCAGCAGACTCGTAACCTTTGGTTTCCTGCTCCATCCACAGGAGGTGCCACACCGAGGGGTTTGGGAGCCTGCTTGTGCTTTCAGAAGGGCCTTTTCCAAAGCAGAAATGCCCTTGTGCTGTGTAAGCATGTCTCAACATGGCTCTTGGGCAACATGACTGTCATACTGCCATCCCAGTCAAATCAACCTGCCACTTTGATTGAAAACTAGAAGGATCCTGCTCTCCCAAAATAGCTTGTGCTAGTGGGTACAATAGCTGTAGGAATGCTACTAATCCATTGCTGGCAATCCAACAGCATTCTAGGGCAGATTACAAAGGCAATCATTTCCCCCAGCCAAATCCTCACGCAACAGGGTTGTGCTTTTTTGGATAGAAAGACATTTGTAACGGAATTTATCCaaaataaagccttttatttttaaaagtggtcTAGCAATACTTTAAACACTTCCTTGGAGAGACACATACACCCACACATGCTTTCAAGTACACGATGACAGCTTGGACTCCTGGAGAAGATGAGTTGATTCCGAGAGAAGGAGGTGCTGCTGAGCCAGTCCCTTCAGTTGACTTCCAAGACCTCAGTCTCTGGCAGGCCAAATTTGCTCTTATACTTGTCAAACAGTTTGATCAGGGAGTCCACGTATATGCTGTGGTAGAAGTCCACTTCCCTCTGGGACGGGTTATCGATTTTAGGGATGGTGATGGGCTCCCCAACTGATAAAAAGAGGGAAAGATCCACATGTTAGGGTGAACGCTCCAGTACAGCCTGGAGATTTATCCTCCATGGCCACAGGCAGTTCAGCACATCCACCCCGGCATAGCACAGCTTGCCATTATAGCAGGTTTGCCTCATTCTGGCTCATTCTTGCCTCACTCTGGGCTCTGAAGCAAAACTGTCCCACCGCCAGGACCCTCATCCCGTCTGCAGCAACACTCAGATCCGGTTTAGCTACACAAATGCCAGCAGTGCAGAGCCTCTACTGTGCAAGGGGGTTGGGAAGTCCCACTTGCTTCTGTTTACAGAGTGATAAACCCCTCCTCGCTTAACAGGAACCAAGACTAAAAGCTGCACTTCTTGTGTATTCCCCTGCACACACTGACaaagcaaaagcagcattttttttttctctccctcaaagccttgctgctttggGTTGGAAAGACTTAAAGGGAAATTTTAGCGGTGGCTTTAAGATTCAGCTGTCAGACAGCATCACACTACCAGTCCTAGGAGTGTGGAGGGGCCTGCTGCCTCTCACTTAGCCATCCAAGACCAGAGAAGGGAGCAGCTACAGCACTTTTTCCTCCATAGAGCTCACTTGCAAAACTGGCTGGCAGTAGAGCATGATCAGAGGCTTGTGGCCCATGGAAACTATTCCAGCTCAGTCTCAGCTGTGCTAGAAGGTTTTATATAGAAGGGAAAACAGAGTTTTACAGTCAAGACTCCAAGACCAAGCTAGAGCAGGGCTATGGCATAGGCTCAAGTATGCCACTACCTAGAGAAGCACCCAGCGTGTTTATACCAAGACCTTACCAACAGTAGTGATGGGCTTGGAGTAAGGTAACAGCCCCCAGCTGTTGGAGGAGAAGAGGCCACGGCCATGAAAGATACATGGAGCAAAGCCAATGTGCTTCTGAAACTTCTTCTGAACCCATCTTCCCCAGGAACCCTCCTCGAAGATCACCTGCTCGTACACTTCATTCTCACCAAAGGAGTAGACAGGAACCAAGTCCGCTCTAGAAAGATGGGAAGATGTTAGCACCCCGCATCCCTGGTCTGCAGTCAATACTACAGCATCACACTCACTGCCCTGGACTCTTGCAGGCTGCACATTTGCCAGAGCTTTGTTTTCAGCACACAGTACTGACATCAGTCAGCCAAACTTGACACGATCTAGCAGACACTTTAAGGCATGCAAGAGGACTGTACTGGCCACGGGCCCATGAAACGCTACTCAGTCAGGCCATGAACGTGCTTCCCTCTATTCTCATCTCTGATTTTGGTGGACATCCCATTTCAGACACACGGCATCCCTGGAGATCACGGGCTGCACAGGGGATGCCCCATGCAGGTGATCGACACCTGCCTCTCCCGGGCACCTTCCTACCCTGTCCCCTGCTCAGGGGCAGAAGCCAGAGGACAGGCCCCTGTCGCTGGTGCTCTGGGCATACATCCACACTACACAGCAAGGCTGCAGAAGGGAGAATCCATCCAAGACATCAGCTGCTTCAGGGGAGGAGAGCACCTTTCCTGTGTTAGCAGCACTGCTCTAGTACTGAGGCTGTCTCTTACCCGTGCCGTAGAGCCAGTTTCACAAATCCTTTCCGGTGTCTCAGTGTCACAGAGTTCTTCCCTGGGGTGCAGTTCAGGGACTCCGCTGCCCCTCCGACCACGATGATGATGGCGTTGCCACTGCCGTTCTTGGACAAGATGTAGTCTATGCTGTCGCGGTTCACAGGACATATACCTGCATGTCCAGCAAACAGACACAAGGCTCAAGCTGCAAGATTAAGATCACCCTGAAAACACCACTTGCCATACTTGTACCAAAAACTCTGTGCCTTGATTGCAACTGGACTTGTCCAGCTTCCCTGTGGTCAGAGAGGCTTGGGCGTGgttttgggcaacctgttcctcaACTAAACAAGCAGTTAACAGACCTGGACAGCACTAGACTTGGTCACAGACAAgttccaccagcagcagctcaaaAAGCTGCCCTTAACACAAAAGACTTCAgcaagcattttcttctgtgcttaaaACATTTGCCTTTGGCATCACAAGACATCCTCCCTCCAAGTTCAGGTTGCAGTAGAAGCTGGTTTACCCTTATTGGGGCAGCAAAGCTCTTGTGTTAGTTTGATGGTTGGAGCGTTTGggcagaatgctgtgatctttgggcatccatttactcccCAGCGATTGTTAACACTGGTCACTGCATCACATAGCTGCTCAGCCCAACCTGATTTGTGTGGCTTAAGGAAGCACTTTAACAAGCCGTTTGTCCTTTGCCCTGACCATttctgcacaagttgttctaatttttgaGTCGGGAGTCCATCCACCAGGTCCCTGGGAATGCCTTCATGAAGCCCTGGCTGCCACAGTCCCTGTTGAGTTAGGGgcctctctctcccagaattctgACCTCGGGGTGACTCCAAGCCTTGGCGCTTCCTCATGGGTGGTTGTCGCCCACTAACTTGCTCTGTAGCCCGTATGACCCTGGTTTCAGTCCTTTGGGAAAATCCACCAAcggggccatattttctcccaaaatttaTCAATTCCTGGGCTAtctctccccatgtccatacttttcTCCCTCGCCGCCGATGGTCAGGAGTCACTATCCCCTCCAGAGCGGCCGTAATTCTTTCTCCGTTGGGGGTGTTTTGAATCAGGTAGCTGAACCTCAGTGGGTTTCAGGGAGTCGGGAAGTCCCCGTATCAGGGGAGCCATCCTTtctgggtccacaggcatcatcacTGGGGAGCCCTGCTTGGGTTTGCACTCCCAATAATACATCATCTGGAGACACACTGACTTCTGCACACTTTCTACTAACTGATCCACCATACCTGCTATGGCGaggggatcccccctctccaaggggttcagccctctgGCCCAATACGCAGCTCTCTGAATCCATGACCATGGGGCTCAGCAACCACCAGTAGTTAGAAACACACCCGGgccccaatatccttctgcttcttcttctgaCAACAagattccatcccctcctgacagagacactctccacacatactctgtctcaaatttctttgcagtccttgcaaaatcttttctcaactttgctaattcagttgctgtaaatgggacCTCTTTGGTGATAACCTGAGGACGGTTAGCGCTATTGTCCTCATACATGTACTCTGTTTTAACTGGTGGATACATATGGGGGAggttttctatgttttcttttgccttctgcaaatctcCTTGGGGGTAAATTTGCTGCATCCCCTTCTCTGAAAGCTTTACTTCTACCTCCACCAGTCTATCCGCCTCCCTCAAAAGTTGATTCCTCAATTCCTCCTTTAAGATTatattttggttcctttcctcctctagcAATTGTTTACGTTCTTTTAATTGTTCTTGCAGAGTCTGTATGACCATCTGCAGGGAGTCTGTTACAGTATCAGCTTGACAagacttctgctttctctcttccacCGCAGCTGCCAGACTCACTCctaacactgcacaaattatagatttcctttccctctcctaaCCTTAAATTCCTTCTGCAATACTCTTATCCTATCCACCACACTCTATGGTTGAAACCAGTGGTTTCTCACCCAATCTTGTCCCTGGAGTGAGGGGCGAGATCGGTGCGCCTTCAAAAGATCATGTAATTTATCTATCCCTTCAACCCGTGAGGGCACAGAGTCACAAGCCTCGGCTGCCTTCTGGGCGgccattcttttccttttccctaacACAAAAGGGGTTATCGTCCTGAGAGTGTCACACCTTAGTATCCAAgttcccccttttctctctcagcaggTCTCTTCCTCTTTCGGGGATTTTTCTAAAGCaatactcatttttcttccaagcagaaCAACAGCCCCTCAGTTACACAGTATTCTACTCCTTACGTCCCTAAGAGGTAAACGCCTAACGTTATTCAATCGAAAAATTGGAGTGGTCGTCTCGGAGAGGCAGCACGTAAAGTTACAAAGCACAGGGTTCGACTCCTTACATCTCCGAGAAGTAAACACTTTTACAATCACTAACAGGTGGAGTAGTCGTCTTACGGATACAACACTTCAAGGGCTCATCTGATTGCAATACTCAGAGGTTCCCACTTAATTTCAGCAAGGCTGTGGGGCACTCTCACTTTGGgggatcctgtccgtgatgccaatttaaaatgtccccATCCAATATTGGGGacggttctt
Protein-coding regions in this window:
- the LOC141920068 gene encoding diacylglycerol O-acyltransferase 2-like, which encodes MSCDAKALCLFAGHAGICPVNRDSIDYILSKNGSGNAIIIVVGGAAESLNCTPGKNSVTLRHRKGFVKLALRHGADLVPVYSFGENEVYEQVIFEEGSWGRWVQKKFQKHIGFAPCIFHGRGLFSSNSWGLLPYSKPITTVVGEPITIPKIDNPSQREVDFYHSIYVDSLIKLFDKYKSKFGLPETEVLEVN